TGTTGTTCGTCGCAGAGCTTAATTTCTGCATTAATCCAAAAGGCCTATGTAtaaatcccattggctttttgtcgagGGGACCATGGTGATGCAACCTCCAGGTTGGCCTATAAAAATCAGCCCTCCCTGCAGCACTGCACGTCCCTGCACATCCCTGCACCTGCAGCTGCCAACAGCAACCCTGCTACCACTCTTGCTGTTTGTTGATGCCAACAGAGAGAAcatcaaatgaaacactgagcTGATTGAAAGCTGTTTCGTCAGAGATTTATGTTGTACAGAAATTGAAGAATAGCAACATAGGCCATCAGCTCTATGTCTCAGTATTCACCAACAGCTTTAATTCTTGAGTCGCACTCCTTACGCACACAATCAAAGCCGACTGTCTGTGGAAGGAGATCAGCTCTGGACATCAACATGAGAGGGAGAAATGGTGACAGAAAACCATACATGAGCCCTGCTTGTTAAGCCATTTAAATTGTACACCCTCCTCCTGACtgcatcagtttttatttcccCGTCATATCCCTCCCTGCTAACTCTGtcgctctttctttctttattcctttctttcttttgtattaattgagaaaaaaaacagaagctcGCCCTGTGGCCTCAGACAGTGTTGGGTAATACAATAGCAGCTGAATAGTTTAAAAGACGTTAGCACAGTACTGAATGTCTTGGTCACAGCACATGTACATGGTTAGGGCAAAGAAGCAGGATGGTGAATAAATGctgaataaaaactgattcACTCTGTACTCTGTTTCATAAGGCTCGATGACTAAAAGGAAATAGATATGAAGAGGGATTACATAGACACATAGACACATAGTTGCACACTGTCAGCTTTGATTTGGCGCTAACTCCAGCCACATGAGGTGAACTGGTAACCGACTACGCCTCCTCCTATTCGCCACCCGTGACTCCACTCTGCTGCGACTTCTTTCAGGCGGTGACTCATAAACATCCCCAGCAAACCTCAATGCTCATTAGACCAACAGCGGGACCACGACTCTTTTTCGCAACTCTTTCACAAGTGATTTGTAAAAACTTCAAGGAAACAGCGGAGGAAGGAGGTACACATCCAGACAGAGCGAACTTGCCACCTGAAGCAACCGCACAGCTCTGAAGCACTGCACTGGTCCCATGCCAAGCAGCCCTGAGCTGTTTACACCCATGAAACTTCCACAAAGACAGGCCTCGTGTTGGGGTGCAACATCGAAAGCCGTTCGaatattaaacaaacatgttaaatgtgAGCCGTGCCGACAAGAGAGAACGAGCACAGCAGATTCTCATCACTAGAGACAATGTTTGGATATTAAAGCTGCGTTAATTGATACATAAAACTTTGTACTtgatacataaatataaacattggGTCAGTTTACTACTTGTTATTTGAAAGGGGTCCGAgataaacccacagagaattatcagcaAACTCTGCAGTTCTCTTCATGTTTACAGCATTTTAGCGTCGTTCCGGTTtcactgttttgattcagtctCATGGCTCTCATTAACCAAATttcaagcagcagcagacagctgttttccttgaaaaaaaaaaaactccactgtATGCTATCGCACAGCACCAAATGGCAAGCGAtaaaagttagcaactagctgctgaacacagtggagcatttagctgatAAATATGtctccctcaggagttggtggagcaaacacagagctaaaagaagagtgaatattggatttaaatTAGCCTGGGGGCCAAGAAACGTGACCCaaacaaatgttaatgttgctctgtacCTCATAGATGTGTAAATTAGCAgctgttttgcagtttttgctACATTAGCCGAAACAGTTGTATATGATGATATTATATCAGTGtctgttttgtagtttttctggCCTGTATTTCCATGAATATGCAGCAATAATAAAACCAATTAGAAAAATTCCTAATAAAGAATTAAAATTGGGAGCTAACATCTGCAGCACAGACTGTCTGTGATTTAGTTATTGTTTACTTGCATATCCATCAGCTGATTTGACGTTTTATTTTACCTATTTCTGGATTGCACCATACAAGACCTCCCTTACTGTTAACTGCAGTGTAGTGAATAGTGATTCCTTTGAATATGTgcgtataataataatatccacatgaaaatcattttaaatccGCCCATGGCCATGCCATTAATGGATCAATCAAATGGCACAGTGtaagggtgtgtgtatgtgtgtgtgtgtgtatgtgtgtgtgtgtggtcagtgtaTATGTGAACTGATGCCCAGACCTTATGTTGGATCCTATATGTGTAATGATGTATCTAatttgtgaagctgcagagtCCGTTGTGTGCTCAGCCATAATCATGGGTCATTACCTCATTTACCATGGACGACCCAcacgtacacactcacacacacacacacacacacacacacacacacacacacacacacacacacaccatgcatgATAGGTCTTTTTTTCAGTGAGGGTTTCTAACAGTGAAGGAGAAGTGTTTTGCATTTGAGCTCTGTTGACAATGTGGTACAAGAGTCTTCTCTTACCTCAGCTCCCACATACAAATCTTATTCTATCAAGATTAGATTTTTAAGATAAACCCCTTTTCATTTTACTAATACTGTGCATTTTAAGATGTACCACATAAATAAATTAGAGGTTCTCCTTGTTTTGGTAAATAAACCCTTTCAGTGTAAATGGCTAATTGCTACATGCAGTCCTCACACAGATAGCAGATGACTCTGGGTCCAATCCACTTCCAAAGCCGAAGATTTGCATTTCAGTCGCGTCCATTTTACTGCCccattacagacacacactgggTACAGGCTGGGAACACTGGACCTCACGGTCAGTCAGCTGAATCAAAGTAAATGTGGGCAGGGCTCATGGGAACAACTAGAAAAATAACCCACAACCATTTCTCATCTGGCCCAGTCCCTGTCCAGATGTGAAAACTAGGTCTGCAACACTATTGGCCCATTGTGCCACAGGGCCGGTTTGACTGTTTTTCCTCAGCTGGATGTTAATTTAGCCTTTATAAGAACAATACAACACACAATATGTAAAATCATACCAACAGAGAGCAGGCAAAACATGAATCTTCACAGtgtccttttcttttgtgtcGCAACATGCAGGATCTACGGTGACCTGACAAACTGCACTTACCTGGTGGCGCTGAAGATGGAGTGCTTCTGGCCGAATCGGCTGGTGGACGAGTTCTTCATCAGAGTCCACAAGCAGTACTTCCGCGACTGCTCGCTCTCTGGACGTCTTCTCAGGGATCCACCCAACCGCATCCTGGGTCCCTTCATCGTGGTGCCCATCCTGGTCACCCTTCTCATGACAGCCCTGGTGGTGTGGAGGAGCAAACGCAGCGAGGGAATCATGTAGTGAAGGGAAGCAGGGGGGGCTCAGGGTCACAAGACTCAAAGCAAgagctactttttttttaaccattctCACCTTCAGTGACCAAAGGATCTCTTTTCCTGAGTGTTACTGTTTAGGGAGAGTTTCAATCGGAACAGAATCTCTATATTATGGACCTGGAGATAAATTTAATTCTAATTCAGTGCTTCATCGCATCTACACCAATATGAAGCCTTTGCAGGTCTAACATGGATCgaaatcatttctttttcatagaGCAAAGACATGCTGAACTGCTCACCTGAATCTAATCCTGACCAGAGTAGTGACCTGTGGAAAGAGATTGTAAATATAGAGAAACGGCTTCGAATAATTTTGGATGTGACGATAACACTACTACACATACAAGAATTTAACACCTATTTTTGGAGACCATTAAACCATCACCTACTACAGCAGCTTAAACTCCACAGGAACAAAATGCAGAACCAATACAAATGGACAGTTACTCTGACCTCTTTTAAGGAATCCAGGGATATCAGattatgtatataaatataatgtaaatatacacaGTATGTACGATTTGAGATTACTCTGCTAGTAGATTGTCAGAATGTCTTTGTAACACAATCAAGACAAATCATAGTACACTAAGTTAATTTCTCTCAGATTCAAATGAAGCGACGCCTGATTTTAACAGATGTATGCTACATTTGAATTATATTCTTTGAATCATCAGGTCCACTGTCAAGCTATAGTAGGAGTAAAATTAGTTCTCATTTCCCCTGCTCATACCAGACACCCTGGCCTCATCTCTTGGCAGTACCTGCAGTTCAATCTCTCTcctgaatgaaaaaacaaagattcaGTACGTTTCCATGCCACACTGCACCAGCCAAAATAAAACGCAGGAGAtaacaatgttaaaaatacTGCAGACTGGCAGATGTGCTGTACAGGTGACGGACAAATGGAGACGATCACCGCACAGGGGTCAAGACTCTTATTTGGACGGGCTGTGATGACGTTGTGTTCTGCAGCTATCGCCTCCATCACCAAGGAAACTAAAATGAAGACATGTGACTGTAGAAGTTGACTGAAGTTGAGAAGGAAGGCTTTGAAAGCTATAGCTAAACATTTGGAAACTGTTAATTAACCAAAAATTCTTACCTTCTTTCTAATTGTTCACCCTCAAACTCCTCTGTTATCCATGTTGTAGAAAGACACTACACCAACAATTACCATATTGATTTGCATCCAGTTGAGCCGGGTATGATACATgttgaaagaatgaaaaagagaacAAAGTGTAAGAAACTCACAGTGGAAAAACCACAATTCAAACGAGAGAGAAGAACATAAAGCGCTGGCTTAAGTCAGCCAACGCACATTGCTGCTGAATGTTGCCATAGCCTAAAGCACAGTTTGTGTATCATAGACCTTAGGTTTCTATCGATTTATGATCTCCCCGTGTGGTGAAGTGTGTCGTGTGAACTGTTTCCTCATTGATATTTTTGAGTGCTCTCTTTCCTTTATAGATTCATTGACCTTTAACCTGCCTGTCagcaaaacacactttaaaacacacccacacttcCCCAACATGATCCTACTTTGTACTTTGTGCCAAAAGCGCTTGGAAAAGAGAACATTTGCAACATTTGCTATGAAATgtctaattgtttttttgttttgttttttggtgccGTGACTTCTGATGATTGAATTTTAAAATCTATGATCATGAAGAAAAGTTCAATAAAATGTCTGATTAATGTGTCTGATACAGTCAGGATTGCTATTTATGTTTCTTATGAGATGAAGATGCTACAAAAGGCTTACTGGAGACGCGATTGACTGATGAATCCTGCATTAATGTATGCGTGGCTGAGTGTACAGCGTTGAGTCATAATGAATTCACTGGGTTCAAGCCCCCGTGTCATTAGCTGAAGTGTGAAAAATACGAGAAAGTAAAAGATATATTTAGTTaagtgtaaataaaacaaaggccTCATTTTAATATGGCACATCGCTTTGTGTCCTGGGGAGTTAGGGGTAAATTTAGGAATTATCACCGTCTCCTTTTCACATAGAACCATTGGAGAATAGCACCAATGCCTGGGCAGAGAAATGAAGGTGCGGTGAAGTGAGCATACAGCGTTCTATCCTGGGCTATATTTTGCCTTTGTATTGGTGCCCTCAGAGGACAGGAGAGTGTGAATCCCAATCAGTGAGTAAGTTGAGCCCTGAGGTAACGTGTCAAGTCATTTGAGAGAAGTGTCTGTGATTCTTTGACAAATTCAAGTCAGGTAACAAGACATTCAAGACAAGTGCAAGACTCAGGTCATTCAAGACCAGTGCAAGCTAAGTGGAAAGTCGTTTGAGTCGTGTGCGAGGCATAAGTTATTTGAGACAATTCTAGGTCAAGTGCCAAGTCATTCAAAAAAAAGTCCAGCCGAGTCAATTGTCGAGCGATTTGAGAAAAGTCCCAGTTAAGTGTCAAGTCCATTAAGGTGAATCCAAATCTGAATTGTGAGTGTTGAAATGACTCCATGTTTGAACATCTAActtttctgtttaaatatttttgcagtgGACAGGcctaataattaaatatttaaggtAGTGGTTGTGCAAGGTGTGTCAGAAACTGTCCCGATAAGTTTATTGTTGTGGGATCAGCAGTACCGAGACTTGTTCAAGTTCTTATGTAGTCAAGTCTCCC
This genomic interval from Seriola aureovittata isolate HTS-2021-v1 ecotype China chromosome 11, ASM2101889v1, whole genome shotgun sequence contains the following:
- the ramp1 gene encoding receptor activity-modifying protein 1 is translated as MGSQTGAALHKHTLLWFIVASQCVSALGCGPHYEYAIEEFCLAKFKLDMQELDQRHWCSWEDTVEIYGDLTNCTYLVALKMECFWPNRLVDEFFIRVHKQYFRDCSLSGRLLRDPPNRILGPFIVVPILVTLLMTALVVWRSKRSEGIM